The nucleotide window AAATGTCCGAAGTCACCTCATGTTCGGACAAAACAGAGAGCGGACTTGCCGGAAATGTCCGAAGTCACCCCATGTTCGAACAAAACAGAGAGCGGACTTGCTGGAATTGTCCGAAGTCACCTCATGTTCGGCCAAAACAGCAATCGGATTTGTCGAAAATGTCCGAAGTTATCCCATGTTCGGCCAAAACAGAGAGCGGATTTGCCGAAAATGTCCGAAGTCATCCCATGTTCGGCCAAAACAGAGAGCGGACTTGCCGAAAATGTCCGAAATCACCTCATGTTCGGCCAAAACAGAGAGCGGATTTGCAGGAAATGTCCGAAGTCATCCTGTGTTCGGCCAAAACAGCGAGCGGATTTGTCGAAAATGTCCGAAGTCACCCCATGTTCGGACAAAATAGCGATCGGACTTGCCGGAAATGTCCAAAGTTACCTCATGTTCGGCCAAAACAGCGAGCGGATTTGTCGAAAATGTCCGAAGTCACCCCATGTTCGGACAAAACAGAGAGCGGACTTGCCGGAAATGTCCGAAGTGGTTGTCTAATAAGGTACTGTCCGTTTTTTCAATCCCATCCTGCTTTTAGGAACCTCAACCAATCATATTATTGTATTCTCGCCAACACGCCACGTATAATAGAAGGACACGCTATTCCAAAACATTGAGGTGGAGAATGAAATATATATTTTTGTTTTTAGTTATTGTCCCGGCTGCTGAAATTGGTGTCCTGCTTATTTCTGGGCAAACGATTGGGATTTGGCCGACGATTCTGATCATCATCCTGACAGGTTTCCTTGGGGCTTTCTTGGCGAAGCAGCAAGGATTGGAAACGATAAGAAGAACTCAGGACCAGTTAAGAAGAGGCATGATGCCTGGAGATGTCATCCTGGATGGAGTGAGCATCCTTGTGGGTGGTACTCTTCTTCTGACACCAGGCTTCATTACCGACGCCCTGGGATTTTTACTATTGGCATCACCGACCAGGAAGTTTTTCAAAGCATTAATGCTCAAATTATTCCGTAACTGGATTGATAGAGGTACAATCAAAGTAATTCGTTAACACGTAAAAGCGCAAGCGCCTTGTTCAGCCCCGACAAGCACTGGAGGGCCGTCCCAGTGAAGACGTTCTTTGACTTCATTGGTCTGTCCGAAGTGACTCGAGGGGCTAGGCGCTAAAGTTAGACAAATAGAAAACGCCAACCTCAGTCGGTTGGCGTTTTTTGCATAAGGTATTTATCCGATTCTATTTTATAATCACTTCGTCTTTGCCTTTAATGAATGACCAGATATCATGGAATACATTCGCGCGCTGCAGTGTATTGATAATGACCAGGATGACCGGACCGACAATCAGTCCCAGAAAGCCGATGGTCTTAAAGCCCACAAACAGAGCGATCAAGGTTGCGAGCGGGTCAAGCCCAATGCTTGAAGAGAGTATTTTGGGCTCCATGATCTGCCTCTGCACGAGTACGACAATATACAAGACACCTAAACCTATGGCTGTACTCATCTCACCGGCAATCGCTTCATAGATGATCCACGGGACAAAGACAGCACCTGTTCCGAGATATGGAATGATGTCGACGATGCCCGTAACAAGGGCAATCGTGATAGCATAATCGACGCGAAGGATCAGCAAACCAATCAGGATGATGACCGTAGTGATCGAAACCAATGTAGCCTGGGCCCTGACAAAACCAAATAATGCCTTTTTTAAATCGGCAAATACAGTCTTGCTGCTCGTCCTTGCGCGGTTTGGTAAAAATCTGGTCCCCATCGCCGATAATCGATACCAGTCTTTACTTATGAAGAATGTCCCTAATAATGAGAAAATCAGGACAGTTGCTGCATTCGGAAACCAGGAAAGAATGTTGGGGATTTTCTCAAAAAAGTCCTTGATAAAATTCCCTGTCGTTGTTCCGATGGTGGCACCGACGTTTTGGATGTTATCCATTATGGTATCCTGCTGCCCCGATCCAAGACTTTGGAACATGCCTGTTAGTTGATTGTAGAGTG belongs to Mesobacillus subterraneus and includes:
- a CDS encoding FxsA family protein; the protein is MKYIFLFLVIVPAAEIGVLLISGQTIGIWPTILIIILTGFLGAFLAKQQGLETIRRTQDQLRRGMMPGDVILDGVSILVGGTLLLTPGFITDALGFLLLASPTRKFFKALMLKLFRNWIDRGTIKVIR
- the ytvI gene encoding sporulation integral membrane protein YtvI — its product is MNLVYLHRTLRFIFVIGIVMSGTLALFFVSKVTYPFIIGFLIAFMMNPLVNFFQARAKMPRSLAVLISLVLIMLVFAGLITLLVVEIASGAEYLAKVVPEHLVTLIDYIEHLFAAQLIPLYNQLTGMFQSLGSGQQDTIMDNIQNVGATIGTTTGNFIKDFFEKIPNILSWFPNAATVLIFSLLGTFFISKDWYRLSAMGTRFLPNRARTSSKTVFADLKKALFGFVRAQATLVSITTVIILIGLLILRVDYAITIALVTGIVDIIPYLGTGAVFVPWIIYEAIAGEMSTAIGLGVLYIVVLVQRQIMEPKILSSSIGLDPLATLIALFVGFKTIGFLGLIVGPVILVIINTLQRANVFHDIWSFIKGKDEVIIK